The Aphis gossypii isolate Hap1 chromosome 3, ASM2018417v2, whole genome shotgun sequence genome includes a region encoding these proteins:
- the LOC126550991 gene encoding E3 SUMO-protein ligase KIAA1586-like: MAGLLKYKFTKTKKTDGSENVAQIIQSPCTENTVSSVKKYVAEIPIIPDSKSEFPECWDFKQITYFTKEYPWIYFKNKHIGCKICRDVNQNLLNQKGSHVASEWSNGEVYSSGSTLEKKKTNLRKKISKHKNSAAHLNAQKVIFLSEKKVIDEHISMLMVTDQENTARIFRTAYLIAKNQRPYTDMPKLTDLQELNGLDMGRILQTNVSCSNIIDHLALEMRRKIAMDIVKNNRKICILVDESTTLSKKSMLVICLRCAVGELNEVYTFLFDIVEVSNTSAKTIKDSILQVLEKYGMDTDFLKKNFISFVSDGASNMLGRKAGVGVLLQKSFPHIILWHCCNHRLELAVADCLKEVSGINHFQSFIEKLYSLYHMSPKNMNELKECANSIDQQLLKIGKIFTIRWVASSLRTIKAVWNNFESLFQHFSNAIMDDQRSSKEKAKYVGLKNTLKSIEFVHNLGILFDALTELSDLSIQLQKRDLSLMAAHKLIERTISVLESMANKNGEKTKEVNSACEQKEFKGIILEHKYSVVKIEIGQFFRSLSDNLKQRLFTTQSSHVSILDKADPYKDLFNNLLIDLTMLSPDNWPDNCDVQFGDINVSRLSKIFQIDQRASVRGFREYKVSYPSVNTDIEPLMTAVKTLAISSAECERSFSSMNEIVSSKRSVLTSDHISSLAFINCTGPPINKFNPNIYIKTWILSGKRTADEQCCPKRKKKDEEESYTSLWLCLDK, translated from the exons ATGGCTGGCctactaaaatacaaatttaccaAGACCAAAAAGACTGATGGTAGTGAAAATGTTGCACAAATTATTCAAAGTCCATGTACAGAAAATACGGTCTCTTCTGTCAAAAAATATGTCGCTGAAATACCAATAATACCAGACTCTAAATCAGAGTTTCCTGAATGCTGGGATTTTAAGCAG attacttattttactaaaGAATATCcttggatttattttaaaaataaacatattggaTGTAAGATCTGTAGAGatgtaaatcaaaatttattaaatcaaaaaggaTCACATGTGGCATCTGAATGGTCTAATGGAGAAGTTTATTCATCAGGTTCTACattagaaaagaaaaaaactaatttaagaaaaaaaatttctaaacaCAAGAATTCTGCTGCTCATTTAAATGcacaaaaagttatatttttgtctgaaaaaaaagttattgatgAACATATTTCAATGTTGATGGTGACTGATCAAGAAAATACTGCAAGAATATTTCGCACAGCTTATTTAATAGCTAAAAATCAACGCCCTTATACAGATATGCCAAAACTTACAGATCTCCAAGAATTAAATGGACTTGATATGGGAAGAATACTTCAGACTAACGTATCATgttctaatattattgatcACTTGGCCTTAGAAATGAGAAGGAAGATTGCTATGGAcatagtgaaaaataatagaaaaatttgtattttagttgATGAATCCACaacattaagtaaaaaatctaTGTTAGTTATATGTTTACGTTGTGCAGTTGGTGAACTTAATGaagtatacacatttttgtttgatattgTTGAAGTATCAAATACTTCAgctaaaactataaaagattCTATATTACAAGTATTGGAAAAATATGGTATGGACactgattttttgaaaaaaaattttatttcttttgtgAGCGATGGAGCTTCAAACATGTTAGGCCGTAAAGCAGGAGTTGGTGTATTATTACAGAAAAGTTTTcctcatattatactttggcATTGTTGTAATCACCGTCTAGAACTTGCTGTTGCGGATTGTTTAAAAGAAGTAAGTGGAATTAATCATTTCCaatcatttattgaaaaactataCTCACTGTATCACATGTcaccaaaaaatatgaatgagtTGAAAGAATGTGCTAATTCCATTGATcaacagttattaaaaataggtaaaatatttacaattagatGGGTAGCTTCAAGTCTTCGGACAATAAAAGCTGTTTGGAATAACTTTGAATctctttttcaacatttttctaatGCAATAATGGATGATCAAAGGAGCTCTAAAGAAAAAGCAAAGTATGTTggtttgaaaaatactttaaaatccaTAGAATTTGTTCACAACCTTGGCATACTGTTTGATGCTCTGACAGAATTATCAGATTTGTCCATTCAGCTCCAAAAAAGAGATCTATCTCTTATGGCTgctcataaattaattgaacggACCATTAGCGTTTTggaatctatggctaataaaaATGGTGAAAAAACCAAAGAAGTAAATTCTGCTTGTGAACAAAAAGAATTTAAAGGCATTATATTAGAACATAAATATTCTGtggtaaaaattgaaatcggCCAATTTTTTAGAAGTTTGTCTGACAATCTAAAACAAAGACTTTTTACTACACAATCTTCTCATGTATCAATTTTAGATAAAGCTGATCCttataaagatttatttaataatttattgattgatttaaCCATGCTTTCTCCTGATAATTGGCCTGATAACTGTGATGTACAGTTTGGTGATATAAATGTAAGCCGtttgtctaaaatatttcaaattgatCAAAGAGCCAGTGTACGAGGATTTCGTGAATACAAAGTGTCTTATCCTTCAGTAAATACAGACATTGAACCATTAATGACCGCTGTAAAGACTTTGGCTATTTCTTCTGCTGAATGTGAACGGTCCTTTAGTTCAATGAACGAAATTGTTTCTTCAAAAAGAAGTGTGTTGACTAGTGATCATATTTCATCGTTAGCTTTCATTAATTGTACTGGACcaccaattaataaattcaatccCAACATCTATATTAAAACTTGGATATTATCAGGGAAAAGAACTGCAGATGAACAATGTTgtccaaaaagaaaaaagaaagacGAAGAAGAATCTTATACATCTTTATGGTTATGTTTAGATAAATAG